One window from the genome of Streptomyces sp. NBC_00287 encodes:
- the sepH gene encoding septation protein SepH: MPELRVVAVSNDGTRLVLKAADATEYTLPIDERLRAAVRGDRPRLGQIEIEVESHLRPRDIQARIRAGATAEEVAQMAGIPVDRVRRFEGPVLAERAFMAERARKTPVRRPGENAGPQLGEAVQERLTLRGAEKDTVQWDSWRRDDGTWEVLLVYRVAGEPHSASWTYDPPRRLVQAVDEEARSLIGESEDLAAAEPSFPFVPRIARLPRDRPLDRSLDRERPSLPAPTPEPVEETVSERDSLTSLLEAVPSFRGDLVVPERPSETPPPEEPPAAEPAAEEPPAPAASAGSAYADVLMPRSVGSHRDRLIGSTDRQAEADGVRPGRRAAVPSWDEIVFGTRRKKQE, encoded by the coding sequence ATGCCCGAACTGCGTGTCGTGGCCGTCTCCAATGACGGCACACGGCTGGTGCTGAAGGCTGCCGACGCAACGGAGTACACGCTTCCGATCGACGAACGGCTCCGTGCCGCCGTGCGCGGCGACCGTCCCCGCCTCGGCCAGATCGAGATCGAGGTGGAGAGCCATCTCCGCCCCCGTGACATCCAGGCGCGTATACGCGCGGGTGCCACGGCGGAGGAAGTCGCGCAGATGGCGGGCATTCCCGTCGACCGCGTCCGTCGCTTCGAGGGCCCCGTCCTGGCCGAGCGTGCCTTCATGGCCGAGCGGGCCCGCAAGACCCCGGTCCGCCGCCCCGGTGAGAACGCCGGACCCCAGCTCGGCGAGGCGGTCCAGGAGCGACTGACCCTGCGCGGCGCCGAGAAGGACACCGTGCAGTGGGACTCCTGGCGCCGCGACGACGGCACCTGGGAGGTCCTGCTGGTCTACCGGGTCGCGGGCGAACCGCACTCGGCGAGCTGGACGTACGACCCGCCCCGGCGGCTCGTCCAGGCCGTCGACGAGGAGGCGCGCTCGCTGATCGGCGAGTCCGAGGACCTCGCCGCTGCCGAGCCCAGCTTTCCGTTCGTCCCGCGTATCGCCCGGCTGCCGCGCGACCGCCCGCTGGACCGTTCCCTCGACCGGGAGCGGCCGAGCCTGCCGGCGCCGACTCCCGAGCCGGTCGAGGAGACCGTGAGCGAACGGGACTCCCTGACCAGCCTGTTGGAGGCCGTCCCGAGCTTCCGCGGCGACCTCGTCGTACCGGAGCGGCCGTCGGAGACCCCGCCGCCGGAGGAGCCCCCCGCCGCCGAGCCCGCGGCGGAGGAACCGCCGGCGCCCGCGGCCTCGGCCGGTTCCGCCTACGCGGACGTCCTGATGCCCCGCTCCGTGGGCAGCCACCGCGACCGGCTCATCGGCTCGACCGACCGCCAGGCCGAGGCCGACGGCGTCCGCCCGGGCCGCCGAGCGGCGGTCCCGAGCTGGGACGAGATCGTGTTCGGGACGCGGCGGAAGAAGCAGGAGTAG
- a CDS encoding VOC family protein: MTEARGSAGLNGEAHARHAPGSPCWVSLMVHGLAATQEFYGELFGWEFRPGPQQLGPYVRALLDGKEVAGIGQLPPDRHLPIAWTPYFASTDVDLTAETVRLCGGTVGVGPLDAAEAGRLAICSDPSGAVFGVWQAAAHLGIALTGVPGTPVWNELLTFETAGVAKFYETVFGHEQQAVASADFDYVTLHLAGRTIAAILGLGQTLPRDRGPHWMTFFEVADTDESTSQVVTLGGHILKPPHDSALGRMSTVADPEGARFSLLQSRP, from the coding sequence ATGACCGAGGCACGGGGGTCGGCCGGCCTGAACGGCGAAGCGCACGCTCGGCACGCGCCCGGCTCGCCCTGCTGGGTGAGTCTGATGGTGCACGGGCTGGCCGCGACCCAGGAGTTCTACGGGGAGCTGTTCGGCTGGGAGTTCCGGCCCGGACCGCAGCAGCTCGGCCCGTATGTACGGGCGCTGCTCGACGGGAAAGAGGTGGCCGGCATCGGCCAACTGCCGCCGGACCGCCATCTGCCCATCGCCTGGACGCCCTACTTCGCCTCGACGGACGTGGACCTGACGGCCGAGACGGTACGGCTGTGCGGTGGCACGGTGGGGGTGGGCCCCCTGGACGCCGCCGAGGCCGGCCGCCTCGCGATCTGCTCCGACCCCTCCGGCGCCGTCTTCGGCGTCTGGCAGGCCGCGGCCCACCTCGGCATCGCCCTCACCGGCGTCCCCGGCACACCGGTCTGGAACGAGCTGCTGACCTTCGAGACGGCCGGCGTGGCCAAGTTCTACGAGACGGTATTCGGCCACGAACAGCAGGCAGTCGCCTCAGCGGACTTCGACTACGTCACCCTCCACCTGGCCGGCCGCACCATCGCCGCAATCCTCGGCCTCGGCCAGACCCTCCCCCGCGACCGGGGCCCCCACTGGATGACCTTCTTCGAGGTGGCCGACACAGACGAATCAACCTCCCAAGTCGTCACCCTGGGCGGCCACATCCTCAAACCCCCACACGACAGCGCCCTGGGCCGCATGTCCACAGTGGCAGACCCGGAGGGCGCGAGGTTCTCACTGCTCCAGAGCAGGCCCTGA
- a CDS encoding alkaline phosphatase family protein: protein MAQPVWEHDPQPLPLDSAPLPEYGTGSLADLLPTLAAGMDVPGMTAAISELAPADRNCVFLIDGLGWEQLKEHPEEAPFMTSLLASSRGGTGRPLTTGYPATTASSLASVGTGLPPGAHGLPGYTVRNPATGELMNQLRWQPWTAPRPWQPYPTVFQIAHNAGVHAAQVSSPAFENTPLTKVALSGGTFHGRLSGEERMDLAAEQLAAGDRSLVYTYYAEVDGAGHRFGVDSDMWRGQLMYVDRLVQRLAEQLPPRTALYVTADHGMVDVPFDEQHRIDFDEDWELRAGVALLGGEGRARHVYAVPGAESDVLTCWREVLGEQFWVASREEAIAAGWFGPHIDERVYARIGDVVAAARDDVLIIASEREPKESAMVGNHGSMTPAEQLVPLLEVRS, encoded by the coding sequence ATGGCCCAGCCTGTTTGGGAGCACGACCCGCAACCGCTGCCCCTCGACTCCGCCCCCCTCCCCGAGTACGGCACGGGCTCGCTCGCCGATCTGCTGCCCACGCTGGCCGCCGGCATGGACGTACCGGGCATGACCGCCGCGATCAGTGAGCTGGCCCCGGCCGACCGGAACTGCGTGTTCCTGATCGACGGTCTCGGCTGGGAGCAGCTGAAGGAGCACCCCGAGGAGGCGCCGTTCATGACGTCGCTCCTCGCCAGCTCCCGCGGCGGCACGGGACGGCCGCTCACCACAGGCTACCCGGCGACCACCGCGAGCTCCCTCGCCTCCGTCGGCACCGGACTGCCGCCCGGGGCGCACGGGCTGCCCGGGTACACCGTGCGCAATCCCGCGACCGGTGAGCTGATGAATCAGCTGCGCTGGCAGCCGTGGACCGCGCCGCGGCCCTGGCAGCCGTACCCCACCGTCTTCCAGATCGCCCACAACGCGGGTGTGCACGCCGCGCAGGTGTCGTCGCCGGCCTTCGAGAACACCCCGCTGACCAAGGTGGCGCTGAGCGGCGGCACCTTCCACGGGCGGCTCAGCGGCGAGGAGCGCATGGACCTCGCGGCCGAGCAACTGGCCGCAGGTGACCGCTCCTTGGTCTACACGTACTACGCCGAGGTGGACGGCGCGGGCCATCGCTTCGGCGTCGACTCGGACATGTGGCGCGGCCAGCTCATGTACGTCGACCGGCTCGTCCAGCGCCTCGCCGAGCAGCTGCCGCCGCGCACCGCGCTCTACGTCACCGCCGACCACGGCATGGTCGATGTGCCCTTCGACGAGCAGCACCGGATCGACTTCGACGAGGACTGGGAGCTGCGCGCCGGGGTCGCCCTGCTGGGCGGCGAGGGCCGCGCGCGCCATGTGTACGCGGTGCCGGGCGCCGAGAGCGACGTCCTGACCTGCTGGCGCGAGGTGCTCGGCGAGCAGTTCTGGGTGGCCTCGCGGGAGGAAGCGATCGCGGCGGGCTGGTTCGGCCCGCACATCGACGAGCGGGTGTACGCCCGGATCGGCGACGTCGTCGCGGCCGCTCGCGACGATGTGCTGATCATCGCCTCCGAGCGGGAGCCGAAGGAGTCGGCGATGGTCGGCAACCACGGCTCGATGACCCCGGCGGAACAGCTGGTTCCGCTGCTCGAAGTACGCTCCTGA
- a CDS encoding thymidine kinase, with product MPELVFFSGTMDCGKSTLALQIEHNRSARGLVGMIFTRDDRAGEGKLSSRLGLVTDAVEVEDGQDLYAYLVDHLSQGGRADYVIADEAQFLAPEQIDQLARVVDDLGLDVYAFGITTDFRSKLFPGSQRLVELADRVEVLQVEALCWCGARATHNARTVGGEMVVEGAQVVVGDVDQSDTIGYEVLCRRHHRRRMTAATARAAALSPDVLPVPSA from the coding sequence ATGCCCGAGCTGGTGTTCTTCTCCGGAACGATGGACTGCGGGAAGTCGACGCTGGCTCTCCAGATCGAGCACAACCGCTCGGCGCGCGGCCTGGTCGGCATGATCTTCACCCGCGACGACCGCGCGGGCGAGGGCAAGCTCTCCTCACGCCTCGGCCTGGTCACGGACGCGGTGGAGGTCGAGGACGGCCAGGACCTGTACGCGTACCTGGTGGACCACTTGTCCCAGGGCGGCCGCGCGGACTACGTCATCGCCGACGAGGCGCAGTTCCTGGCCCCGGAGCAGATCGACCAACTCGCGCGCGTGGTGGACGACCTGGGCCTGGACGTCTACGCCTTCGGCATCACCACCGACTTCCGCTCCAAGCTCTTCCCCGGCTCCCAGCGCCTGGTGGAACTGGCCGACCGCGTCGAGGTCCTCCAGGTCGAGGCCCTGTGCTGGTGCGGCGCCCGCGCGACCCACAACGCCCGCACGGTAGGCGGCGAGATGGTGGTCGAGGGCGCCCAGGTTGTCGTCGGCGACGTCGACCAATCAGACACCATCGGCTATGAGGTCCTCTGCCGCCGCCACCACCGCCGCCGCATGACAGCAGCCACGGCAAGGGCAGCGGCACTGTCCCCGGATGTTCTGCCGGTGCCGTCGGCCTAG
- a CDS encoding DUF4352 domain-containing protein — MRRRTAPLLASVLAGSALALAPLSSDGKVGDTLSLTGLQDGEKLDVTVTKVVDPARAENSIFKPDEGDHLVAVQFRMKNTGTVEYTDAPSFGAEVIDQKDQRFDASVLHATTAGAEFPGSVTIRPGAKAVGFLTFEVPDGSRVVTVQYTMNSGFADDTGEWKVPKAR, encoded by the coding sequence ATGCGTCGTCGTACCGCACCGTTGTTGGCCTCCGTGTTGGCGGGCTCGGCTCTGGCTCTGGCCCCTCTGTCGTCCGACGGGAAGGTCGGGGACACCCTGAGCCTCACGGGCCTCCAGGACGGGGAGAAGCTGGACGTCACCGTGACCAAAGTCGTGGATCCGGCACGTGCCGAGAACTCGATCTTCAAGCCGGACGAGGGCGACCATCTCGTCGCCGTCCAGTTCCGCATGAAGAACACGGGCACAGTCGAGTACACCGACGCGCCATCGTTCGGCGCGGAGGTGATCGACCAGAAGGATCAGCGCTTCGACGCGTCGGTCCTCCACGCCACCACCGCCGGGGCCGAGTTCCCCGGCAGCGTCACGATCCGGCCCGGAGCCAAGGCTGTCGGCTTCCTCACCTTCGAAGTGCCCGACGGATCCCGCGTCGTCACCGTCCAATACACGATGAACAGCGGCTTCGCCGACGACACCGGCGAATGGAAGGTCCCCAAGGCCCGCTAG
- a CDS encoding D-arabinono-1,4-lactone oxidase, translating into MSSTASGKNGTWRNWGGNVSARPAREVTPASVEELADAVRKAAEDGLKVKPVGSGHSFTSIAATDGVLIRPQLLTGIRNIDRNAMTVTVEAGTPLKRLNMALAREGLSLTNMGDIMEQTVSGATSTGTHGTGRDSGSIAAQITALELITADGSVIGCSEKENPDVFAAARTGVGALGIVTAITFAVEPVFLLTAREEPMTFDRVTQDFDELWAENEHFEFYWFPHTGNTNTKRNNRSAGPERPVGQLKAWFEDEFLSNGVFQAAQWIGRAAPATIPAIAQISSKALSARTYTDIPYKVFTSPRRVRFVEMEYAVPRAAAVETLRELKAMVERSGLKVSFPVEVRTAPADDITLSTASGRDSAYIAVHMAKGTPYQRYFTAAERIFTAHEGRPHWGKVHTRDAEYFAGVYPRFGEFTALRDRLDPNRLFQNDYLRRVLGS; encoded by the coding sequence TTGAGCAGCACAGCGAGCGGGAAGAACGGCACGTGGCGTAACTGGGGCGGAAACGTCTCGGCCCGCCCCGCGCGGGAGGTCACGCCCGCCTCGGTCGAGGAACTGGCGGATGCCGTACGGAAAGCGGCCGAGGACGGCCTGAAGGTGAAGCCCGTCGGCAGCGGGCACTCCTTCACGTCGATCGCCGCCACCGACGGTGTGTTGATCCGCCCTCAACTGTTGACCGGCATCCGCAATATTGACCGGAACGCCATGACGGTCACGGTGGAAGCCGGTACCCCGCTCAAGAGACTCAACATGGCCCTGGCTCGCGAGGGTCTGTCGCTGACCAACATGGGCGACATCATGGAGCAGACGGTCTCCGGGGCCACCAGCACCGGCACCCACGGCACGGGCCGGGACTCGGGCTCGATAGCCGCCCAGATCACGGCACTTGAGCTGATCACGGCCGACGGCTCGGTGATCGGCTGCTCGGAGAAGGAGAACCCTGACGTCTTCGCCGCCGCCCGCACCGGCGTCGGCGCCCTCGGCATCGTCACTGCGATCACCTTCGCCGTGGAGCCGGTCTTCCTGCTGACGGCCCGCGAGGAGCCGATGACCTTCGACCGGGTCACCCAGGACTTCGACGAACTGTGGGCCGAGAACGAGCACTTCGAGTTCTACTGGTTCCCGCACACCGGCAACACCAACACCAAGCGCAACAACCGCAGCGCGGGCCCGGAGCGCCCGGTGGGACAGCTCAAGGCCTGGTTCGAGGACGAGTTCCTCTCCAACGGCGTCTTCCAGGCCGCGCAATGGATCGGCCGCGCGGCGCCCGCCACGATCCCGGCCATCGCCCAGATCTCCAGCAAGGCCCTGTCCGCGCGGACGTACACGGACATCCCCTACAAGGTCTTCACGTCGCCGCGCCGGGTGCGCTTCGTGGAGATGGAGTACGCCGTCCCGCGCGCGGCAGCGGTCGAGACGCTGCGCGAGTTGAAGGCGATGGTCGAGCGCTCGGGCCTGAAGGTCAGTTTCCCCGTGGAGGTGCGCACCGCCCCGGCCGACGACATCACCCTGTCCACCGCCTCGGGCCGGGACAGCGCGTACATCGCCGTCCACATGGCCAAGGGGACCCCGTACCAGCGGTACTTCACCGCCGCCGAGCGCATCTTCACCGCGCACGAGGGCCGGCCGCACTGGGGCAAGGTGCACACCCGGGACGCCGAGTACTTCGCCGGGGTCTATCCGCGCTTCGGCGAGTTCACTGCGCTGCGGGATCGACTGGATCCGAATCGGCTGTTCCAGAACGACTACTTGCGGAGGGTTCTGGGGTCGTAG
- a CDS encoding response regulator transcription factor gives MRVLVVEDEQLLADAVATGLRREAMAVDVVYDGAAALERIGVNDYDVVVLDRDLPLVHGDDVCRKIVELGMPTRVLMLTASGDVSDRVEGLEIGADDYLPKPFAFSELTARVRALGRRTSVPLPPVLERAGIKLDPNRREVFRDGKEVQLAPKEFAVLEVLMRSEGAVVSAEQLLEKAWDENTDPFTNVVRVTVMTLRRKLGEPPVIVTVPGSGYRI, from the coding sequence GTGCGCGTACTCGTCGTCGAGGACGAGCAACTGCTCGCCGATGCGGTGGCCACCGGACTACGCCGGGAGGCCATGGCCGTCGACGTCGTGTACGACGGTGCGGCCGCCCTGGAGCGCATCGGCGTCAACGACTACGACGTGGTCGTCCTCGACCGCGACCTCCCGCTCGTGCACGGCGACGACGTCTGCCGCAAGATCGTCGAGCTCGGCATGCCCACCCGCGTGCTGATGCTCACGGCCTCCGGCGACGTCAGCGACCGCGTCGAGGGCCTGGAGATCGGCGCCGACGACTATCTCCCCAAGCCCTTCGCCTTCAGCGAGCTCACGGCACGCGTGCGTGCCCTCGGCCGCCGCACCAGCGTCCCGCTGCCGCCCGTCCTGGAGCGCGCCGGGATCAAGCTCGACCCCAACCGCCGCGAGGTCTTCCGCGACGGCAAGGAGGTCCAGCTCGCGCCCAAGGAGTTCGCCGTCCTCGAAGTACTGATGCGCAGCGAGGGCGCCGTCGTCTCCGCGGAACAGCTGCTGGAGAAGGCCTGGGACGAGAACACCGACCCGTTCACCAACGTCGTCCGCGTCACCGTCATGACGCTGCGCCGCAAGCTGGGCGAGCCCCCCGTCATCGTCACCGTCCCCGGCTCCGGCTACCGGATCTGA
- a CDS encoding sulfurtransferase, with product MNAIISATELAGDLAGLRAPVLLDVRWQLSVARAAGEPPFDGRAEYAAGHLPGAVFVDLDEELASAPGTAGRHPLPDLADFGAAMRRAGVTAGRPVVVYDGGQGWAAARAWWLLRWTGHPDVRVLDGGLPTWDGPLETSVPTPEEGDFQPNPASAGLLDADGAAALARSGLLLDARAGERYRGEVEPIDRVGGHIPGAVSAPTNENVAADGRFLPAEELHAHFKALGAEDDTAVGVYCGSGVSGAHEVLALAVAGIPAALYVGSWSEWSSDPERPVAVGPDPQ from the coding sequence ATGAACGCCATCATCTCCGCAACCGAACTCGCCGGCGACCTGGCCGGACTCCGTGCGCCGGTGCTGCTCGACGTCCGCTGGCAGTTGAGCGTGGCTCGAGCGGCGGGCGAGCCGCCCTTCGACGGAAGGGCCGAATACGCGGCCGGACACCTCCCCGGCGCGGTCTTCGTCGACCTGGACGAAGAGCTCGCCTCCGCACCCGGTACGGCGGGCCGGCATCCCTTGCCGGACCTCGCCGACTTCGGCGCCGCGATGCGCCGCGCGGGCGTCACGGCCGGGCGCCCGGTGGTCGTGTACGACGGCGGACAGGGCTGGGCGGCGGCACGCGCGTGGTGGCTGTTGCGCTGGACGGGTCACCCGGATGTGCGGGTCCTCGACGGCGGATTGCCGACCTGGGACGGGCCGCTGGAGACCTCGGTGCCGACCCCGGAGGAGGGCGATTTCCAGCCGAACCCGGCATCGGCGGGCCTGCTCGACGCGGACGGCGCCGCGGCGCTCGCCCGCTCCGGGCTGCTGCTGGACGCTCGCGCGGGTGAGCGCTACCGGGGCGAGGTGGAGCCGATCGACCGGGTCGGCGGACATATCCCGGGCGCCGTGTCCGCGCCGACCAACGAGAACGTCGCCGCCGACGGCCGCTTCCTGCCCGCCGAGGAACTGCACGCGCACTTCAAGGCCCTCGGCGCCGAAGACGACACGGCTGTGGGCGTGTACTGCGGTTCGGGTGTCTCCGGGGCGCACGAGGTGCTGGCGCTTGCGGTCGCGGGCATCCCGGCCGCGCTCTACGTGGGCTCCTGGTCGGAGTGGTCCTCGGACCCGGAGCGGCCCGTTGCCGTGGGACCGGATCCGCAGTAG
- a CDS encoding inositol monophosphatase family protein, whose product MTDPLHSDLLRLAQEAARRAGDLLRDGRPADLAVAKTKSSPIDVVTEMDIAAEKLITDLISDQRPDDGFLGEEGAATEGSSGVRWVIDPLDGTVNYLYGLPTWAISIAAEQDGETVVGVVAAPMRGETYHAVRGAGAWATGAWEGERELVCRPAPPLEQALVSTGFNYVTEVRIHQAEVAHRLIPLLRDIRRSGSAAVDLCDVAAGRLDGYYERGLHPWDLAAGDLIAREAGALTGGRPGEGPTGELAIAATPGVFEPLQRLLEDFGAWRD is encoded by the coding sequence GTGACCGACCCCCTGCACTCGGACCTGCTGCGCCTCGCCCAGGAGGCCGCGCGCCGCGCGGGCGACCTGCTGCGCGACGGCCGCCCGGCCGACCTCGCGGTCGCCAAGACCAAGTCGAGCCCGATCGATGTGGTCACCGAGATGGACATCGCGGCCGAGAAGCTGATCACCGACCTGATCTCCGACCAGCGCCCCGACGACGGCTTCCTCGGTGAGGAGGGCGCCGCCACCGAGGGCAGCAGCGGGGTGCGCTGGGTGATAGACCCGCTCGACGGCACGGTCAACTACCTGTACGGACTGCCGACTTGGGCGATCTCCATCGCCGCCGAGCAGGACGGCGAGACCGTCGTCGGGGTCGTCGCGGCCCCGATGCGCGGCGAGACGTACCACGCGGTCCGCGGCGCCGGCGCCTGGGCCACCGGTGCCTGGGAGGGCGAGCGCGAGCTGGTCTGCCGCCCGGCGCCGCCGCTGGAACAGGCGCTGGTCTCCACGGGCTTCAACTATGTGACCGAGGTCCGGATCCACCAGGCGGAGGTCGCCCACAGGCTGATCCCGCTGCTGCGGGACATCCGGCGCTCCGGCTCGGCGGCGGTCGACCTGTGCGACGTCGCCGCGGGCCGGCTGGACGGCTACTACGAACGCGGGCTGCACCCCTGGGACCTCGCCGCGGGTGACCTGATCGCCCGGGAGGCGGGCGCCCTGACCGGTGGACGCCCCGGAGAGGGCCCCACGGGCGAGCTGGCGATCGCCGCCACCCCGGGTGTCTTCGAGCCCCTCCAGCGGCTGCTGGAGGACTTCGGCGCCTGGCGGGACTGA
- a CDS encoding ferrochelatase, which translates to MPDALDASPYDALLLLSFGGPEGPDDVVPFLENVTRGRGIPKERLKEVGQHYFLFGGVSPINDQNRALLDALRKDFADHGLDLPVYWGNRNWAPYLTDTLREMVRDGRRRILVLATSAYASYSGCRQYRENLADSLAALDLEGLELPKIDKLRHYFNHPGFVEPMIDGVLRSLADLPEEVRGGAHIAFTTHSIPNAAADSSGPVEDHGDGGAYVEQHLDVARLIADAVRERTGVDHPWQLVYQSRSGAPHIPWLEPDICDHLEERHASGVPAVVMAPIGFVSDHMEVLYDLDTEAKAKAKELGLPVRRSATVGADPRFAAAVRELVLERAAAESGRAVTPCALGALGASHNLCPVGCCPARAPRPAAAGADSPYA; encoded by the coding sequence ATGCCAGACGCGCTCGATGCCAGCCCTTACGACGCCCTCCTCCTGCTCTCCTTCGGCGGCCCCGAGGGCCCGGACGACGTGGTTCCGTTCCTGGAGAACGTGACGCGCGGGCGCGGCATCCCCAAGGAACGGCTGAAGGAAGTCGGACAGCACTACTTCCTGTTCGGCGGGGTCAGCCCCATCAACGACCAGAACCGCGCACTCCTCGACGCCCTGCGCAAGGACTTCGCCGACCACGGCCTGGACCTGCCGGTCTACTGGGGCAACCGCAACTGGGCGCCGTATCTGACGGATACGCTGCGCGAGATGGTGCGCGACGGCCGCCGCCGCATCCTCGTCCTCGCCACCAGCGCCTACGCCTCGTACTCGGGCTGCCGCCAGTACCGCGAGAACCTCGCCGACTCGCTCGCCGCCCTGGACCTCGAGGGCCTGGAGCTGCCGAAGATCGACAAGCTGCGGCACTACTTCAACCACCCGGGCTTCGTGGAGCCCATGATCGACGGCGTGCTGCGCTCCCTGGCCGACCTCCCCGAGGAGGTCCGGGGCGGCGCCCACATCGCGTTCACGACCCACTCCATCCCGAACGCGGCCGCGGACAGCTCGGGTCCCGTCGAGGACCACGGCGACGGCGGGGCGTACGTCGAGCAGCACCTGGACGTGGCTCGGCTGATCGCCGACGCGGTCCGCGAGCGCACCGGCGTCGACCACCCCTGGCAGCTCGTCTACCAGTCCCGCTCCGGCGCCCCGCACATCCCTTGGCTGGAGCCCGACATCTGCGACCACCTGGAGGAGCGGCACGCCTCCGGCGTCCCGGCCGTGGTGATGGCCCCCATCGGCTTCGTCTCGGATCACATGGAGGTCCTGTACGACCTCGACACCGAGGCCAAGGCCAAGGCCAAGGAGCTGGGTCTGCCGGTGCGCCGCTCGGCCACCGTCGGCGCCGACCCCCGGTTCGCCGCGGCCGTCCGTGAGCTCGTCCTGGAGCGGGCCGCCGCCGAGAGCGGCAGGGCGGTCACGCCGTGCGCCCTGGGCGCGCTGGGTGCGAGCCACAACCTCTGCCCGGTCGGCTGCTGCCCGGCGCGCGCGCCCCGGCCCGCCGCGGCGGGTGCCGACAGCCCCTATGCCTGA
- a CDS encoding MFS transporter → MPSPYRALFAAPGSKGFSAAGFLGRMPLSMMGIGVVTMVSQLTGRYGLAGALSATIALAAAVAGPQVSRLVDQYGQRRVLRPATLVSLAAAAGLLLAAHYRWPDWTLYVFSAGIGCVPSVGAMVRARWAAVYRDTPQLHTAYSFESVVDEVCFIFGPIISIGLSTAWFPEAGPLLAACFLAAGVFWLTAQRATEPVPHPRARDEGRGSSALRSPGLQVLVATFVATGAIFGAVDVVTVAFAEEQGHKSAASIVLALYAAGSCVAGAVFGLLHLKGAPEPRWLLGICAMAVSMIPLLLVGNLPFLAVALFLAGLCIAPTMITTMSLIEQHVPRAQLTEGMTWVSTGLAVGVALGSSMAGWVIDAAGAQAGYGVPAVSGAVAVAVGFLGYRRLNRPAPRRGGTVEQHSEREERHVA, encoded by the coding sequence GTGCCCAGCCCCTACCGCGCCCTGTTCGCCGCCCCCGGCTCCAAGGGCTTCTCCGCCGCCGGCTTCCTCGGCCGGATGCCCCTGTCGATGATGGGGATCGGCGTGGTGACGATGGTGTCCCAGCTGACCGGGCGGTACGGCCTGGCCGGCGCCCTCTCGGCCACCATCGCGCTCGCCGCCGCGGTGGCCGGACCGCAGGTCTCGCGGCTCGTGGACCAGTACGGCCAGCGGCGCGTACTGCGCCCGGCGACACTGGTCTCGCTCGCCGCGGCGGCCGGACTGCTGCTCGCCGCGCACTACCGCTGGCCGGACTGGACGCTGTACGTCTTCAGCGCCGGCATCGGCTGTGTGCCGAGCGTCGGCGCGATGGTCCGCGCCCGCTGGGCGGCCGTGTACCGGGACACCCCGCAACTGCACACCGCGTACTCCTTCGAGTCCGTGGTGGACGAGGTCTGCTTCATCTTCGGGCCGATCATCTCCATCGGGCTCTCCACGGCCTGGTTCCCGGAGGCCGGTCCGCTGCTCGCGGCCTGCTTCCTGGCGGCCGGTGTCTTCTGGCTGACCGCCCAGCGCGCCACCGAGCCCGTCCCGCACCCACGCGCGCGGGACGAGGGGCGCGGCAGCAGCGCCCTGCGCTCCCCCGGCCTCCAGGTCCTGGTGGCCACCTTCGTGGCGACCGGCGCGATCTTCGGCGCGGTCGACGTGGTCACCGTGGCCTTCGCGGAGGAGCAGGGCCACAAGAGCGCGGCGAGTATCGTCCTCGCCCTGTACGCGGCCGGTTCCTGTGTCGCGGGCGCCGTGTTCGGGCTGCTGCACCTCAAGGGGGCGCCCGAACCTCGCTGGCTGCTGGGCATATGCGCGATGGCCGTGAGTATGATCCCCCTCCTACTGGTCGGAAACTTGCCGTTTCTGGCCGTGGCGCTGTTCCTTGCGGGGCTCTGCATCGCTCCCACGATGATCACGACGATGTCCCTCATCGAACAGCACGTACCACGCGCGCAACTGACCGAGGGCATGACCTGGGTGAGCACCGGGCTCGCGGTCGGGGTCGCGCTCGGCTCCTCCATGGCCGGCTGGGTGATCGACGCGGCCGGTGCGCAGGCCGGGTACGGGGTTCCGGCGGTCTCCGGAGCCGTCGCGGTCGCGGTCGGTTTCCTCGGGTACCGCCGGCTCAATCGGCCGGCTCCGCGTCGGGGAGGCACCGTTGAGCAGCACAGCGAGCGGGAAGAACGGCACGTGGCGTAA